The segment GAAAACCCTTGCCGAGAAGGCGGCAGGTGCGAATGTGAAGAAGTTTATTCTCTTTTCATCGGTGGCAGCAGCCGGACCGGTGCGCAGGGGTGAGGTTTTGGATGAAAAGATGGAGCCAAGACCGGTAAGTGATTACGGTCGGGCAAAACTTTTGGCAGAAAAGGCGGTTTTGGATTTTAAGGAAAAAATGGGGGTGGTGATTTTGCGCTTTCCTGCGGTTTATGGTCCAAGGGACAAGGATGGGCTTTTGTTCTGGCGGGCGCTGAAAAAGGGGTGGGCACCGGTGATGGGCGGAACATTTTCGCTGATATATGTTCTTGATGCGGTCAAGGCGGCGGTATTGGCAATGGAGAGGGATGTTCCTTCGGGCTCGGTCTACTTTATCGCAGATGGAAATTGCTACACATTTGAGCATATTGCCAGGGAGTGGGAAAGGATTACGAAAAGAAGGGTCAGGCTGGTCAGAATACCGTTTTTTTTAGGTTTTGTTGCCGCCTGGTGCGACTCCTGGCTTAAAAGGGAGGGGACGATCTTTAATCCGGACAAGGTCAAGGAGTTGTGTCAGGAGTGCTGGGTCTGTTCGGACAAGAAGGCAAGGCTTGACTTAAGGTTTGAACCTGAGTATGATTTAAGTAGGGGTGGCGAGATAACAATAAACTGGTACAAGGAGAAAGGATGGCTTTAGGGGAACAAGAGCAAAGGGTAAAGAGGAAAAAGGGACAGGAGCGTGTGCTTGGTGAATCAGGGGTTTGCCGACTGGCAATACTTGAAGAGCGCTGCAAGGAACTCGGTCTGAAGGTGATTTACGATGATTTGCGCGGTGAGGGCGGGATGTGCCGGCTGCGGAACCAGTATTTGGTGATTATCAACCGGCGGGCAGCGGTGCACACGAAAATAAGGATGCTGGAACAGGCGCTGAAGCGATACGAGGCAAAGACAACAGTGATACCACCCTTGCGGACAGCAATGTCTTCATCCCACCCAGGTTCAGGTTGATTTATCTCTTGGGCTCAAGTTCACAGAGCAGTTTTTCCGCCTCAGGTCTGTCTTCAAGGAAGAAGTCGGCAGGATAGGAGGGTTTAGCGGTATTGATGAGCAGTTTTAACTGCTCACGCGCCTCATCCCTTCTGCCCTGTTTGAAATAGACCCGGGCAAGGTCAAGCCGGATAAGGGTGTAGTTCGGGTCAATTTTCAGCCCCTGAATCAAATATTTTTCAGCAAGTTTCAGGTCGCCACCGGCAAATGGGGGTAGTTCGTAATACAAAACACCAAGCGCATCATAGGCGGTGGCATATCTTGGGTCAAGTTCAATCACCCTGTTAAATGCCTTTTTCAAAGATGGGACCATAAAGAGGGAGTTTAAAACCCCGCGGGTCTGACCGATTCTGCCCTGGGCAATCGCCCACCACATAAACCCGTCAGGGTTTTTATCATTTACCACTTGCAGACTCTCGGCAATCGCCTTTGCCCTTTCAAAAAACTTAATCTTTTCCCCTTTGCCTGTGCTGTTTTCACCCAACTGGGTATGGATTCTTGACCAGAGATAAAGGGTTTTCTGGTGAACCGGGTTGATCTTGCGTGCCTGGGCAAGGAGTTGATAGGCAGAGTCAAGATAAAGGGGATTAAGGTGGCGGTTGAAAAGGAGAAACTCTGCCCTTTTGCAGATGGAGTCAGGGTTCGGGTTGACCGGGGTTGTGCTCAAAACAAAAGCCATTAACAGGACAAAAGTCATTTACTTCTCCTGATACATCGCTTCGATCAGATTCGCAAACACCCGGTCAATCTCTTTGCGCCTGACCTTGAGGGTCGGGGTCAAAAGCCCGTTTTCCACCGTGAATGGTTCGGGGATAAGCCGGAATTTGCGCACCTGCTCGTAGGGGGCAAAAGGTAAAAGGCAGCGGTCAATCTCCTCGCGAAATAACTTGATAACCTGCGGATTCTCTAACAGCTCCTGATAACTCTGGTACGGGATTTTGTTTTCACGCGCATAGTCCTCAAGGGTGAGACGGGCAGGGACAATCAAGGCAACAAGATATGGTCTTCTGTCTCCGATCACCGTTACCTGGTCAATGAACTTGGAGCACAACAGGGCATGTTCAATCGGCACCGGCGGAATGTTTTTGCCATAGGCATTGACAATAATCTCCTTGATTCTGCCGGTGATGATGAGGTTGCCCTGCGCATCAAACCTTCCCTGGTCACCGGTATGGAACCAGCCGTCAGCGTCAATCGCCAGCGCGGTCTCCTCTGGCTTTTTATAATACCCGAGCATCACATTCGGACCCCGCACCAGGATTTCGTCATTCGCTCCTATCCTTACCTCCACATTGGGAAATGGCTTGCCAACCGTTCCCACCCGTTCCTCACCAGGAACTGCCGCACATACCACCGGTGAGGTTTCGGTGAGACCATAACCTTCAAGTAGGTTGAAGCCGAGGTTGCGAATTGTCCGTGCCAGTTTTCTTTCAAGAGGTGCACCACCGGAGACAATCAGCCTGATTCTGCCGCCACCAAGTTTGCGCAGTTTGCGCACGACCAGGAGGTCAAGGATTTTTTTCTTCAGCGCCAAAGTGAAGGGGATTTTCCTTTTCGTTGATTTCAGGAGGGCATACCGGTTTGCGCTTCTGATGGTGGCAATCATCAAACGGCGCTGGAGCGCTGGACCGGTCAGAACCTTTTCCTGAACCGCATTGTACACCTTTTCCAACACCCGGGGAACAACAATTAAAATTGTTGGTTTTACCAGGGCAACATCGTCGCGGATGGTCTGGAGCGATTCGGCATAGGCGATCGCCGCACCAGCCAAAAGTATCGTGTAATAGCCGCAGGTCCTTTCAAACATATGGCAGAGGGGCAGGAATGAGACCAAGAGGTCATTTTCCGTAACATTGAACCGTTCAATTGCGGCAAAGACATTGGAAAGGATGTTTTTGTGGGAGAGCATTGCGCCCTTGGGTTCACCGGTTGTGCCAGAGGTGTAGCAGATGGTCAAAAGGTCATCAGGTTTTGCCTGATAGGGGTTGGCGAGTTCTGGTTTCTCTTTCAGGGCGCTGGCACCATGGGCGCGTAAAGCGGTGAGGGAGAGAATTTTTTTCCCGGCGCTGGTCTTTACATCTGGCTCAAAAAAGGTGATAACCACCTTTAGGCTCTTTAACTGTTCAAGAAAGGGCAGGAGCGGATTGAACAGTTCCGGGTTTTCAACAAAGAGATGGCTGACCTCGGCATCGTTGATGATGTAGTGGACGGTGTCAAGCGGTAAGGTGTGATAAATTGGAACAACAACCGCACCCAACTTTATTGCGGCGAGGTCGGCAATCACCCATTCGGGTCGGTTGTAGGAGTAGATGCCGATGCGCATACCGGGTTTGACACCCTCTTCAGCAAGACCGGCAGCAACTTCGTCAACCGCCTGACTGAGCTGGGCAAAGGTTATGGGCTGGAATCTGCCGGCGACCTTGTGCAGTAGTGCGGGTCTATTGGCAAGGCGCTGGGCAACCGCGCTGAAGGCTTGATACACGGTTTCCTGCATCAACTGATGATGCCAGTTATAATTGTAAAGTCAATGATGTTCAGATTGAGGGTTTGACAGGGGGGATGGTAATATCTATATTGTGTTATGTTGCAGCTCTTGCGGCTGGTTTTTGGCAATCTGACCCTGAAGGTTGTGGCGATTTTCTTTGCCATTTTTCTCTGGGCGGTGGCGGTCCTGGACCGAAGTTATGAGGTGAAGGTTGATGTCCCGGTTGTGGTCTTGGAGAAGGGGAGGACCGAACGGGTCATCACCGATGTTGACACCAAAACGGCAACAGTGACATTGAGCGGGAGGGGCAAGGAGCTTTTGCGCATCCAGAGGAAGGTGCTGGAGTTTAGACCCATTGTGCCTGAAGGCAGGTTCGGCACCAGGCAGATAAGGTTAAATCCCCTTGATTTGAAACTGCCGGCGAATGTTTTTGTGCGCGCGATCGAGCCGGAGGTGATTGAGGTGAAATTAGGACCGGCGATGCAAAAGGATGTGGAGGTGTTTGTGCCGACAAAGGGGGAGGTTGGTGCGGGGCAGATGGTTTCGGAGTTGAGGGTGAAGTCAGGGGTGAAGTTGATTGGACCGGCTGGTGAGGTGGAATCGTTTGAAAGGCTGGCGACCGAGACATTGGATTTAAGTTCGGTAAAGGGTAATGAGACCCGCAGGCTGAAGGTCTTGACCCCACCAGGAGCAGGCTTTTCCTGTGTGCCGGAGTCGGTTGATGTTGAGATTGTCCTCGAAAAGGAGGGGGCAAGGATTTTCTTGGGTCTGCCGGTCAAGGTGATTGCGCCGCCAACACTGGATATTGAGGTTGAGCCCGATGAGGCGCAGATTGCGGTTGCCGGACCCGTTGGTCTGATTGACTCCTTGAAACCATCAGATATCACAGTCCAGATTAAGATTGCCAGTCTCCAGCCGGGTTCTTATCGCCTGGGGGCGGATGTGGTTCTACCCGGGCGTTTCCGCCTGGTCAAGATTGAGCCCGAACTTTTTAACATAACCGTCAGGTGAGTTTTCTCTGTTTAGGGATTGAGACCTCCTGCGATGAGACCGCAGCGAGTGTTGTTGTAGATGGTCTTTTTGTGCGTTCCAGTGTTGTCTCATCGCAATTGGTCCATTCAATTTACGGCGGGGTTGTGCCCGAACTGGCGGCAAGGGCTCATATCCGTTTGATTGTGCCGGTTGTTCAAGAGGCGTTGAAAGATGCTGGGGTGGGCTATGCTGACCTGAACCTGATTGCGGCAACATATGCACCCGGTCTTTTGGGCGCGCTTCTGGTCGGTTTGCCATTTGCCAAGGCTTTGAGTTACAGCCTCAATATCCCCTTTGTGGGTGTGAACCATCTTGAAGGGCACATCTTTGCCCTGCGTTTAGAATATCCAGAACTGAAGCCGCCATATTTAGGGGTTGTCCTTTCTGGTGGTCATACCGAACTGGTGATTGTGAAGGACTGGTGCGATTATCAGGGGTTGGGTTCAACGGTTGATGATGCCTGTGGCGAGGCTTTTGACAAGGTGGCAAAACTTTTGGGTCTGCCTTATCCTGGTGGTGCCTTAATTGAGAAACTGGCAGAAGCGGGCAGACCGGTGATTGAATTTCCTGTTCCTGACCCGGGAGGGCTGGACTTCAGTTTTTCCGGTCTTAAGACCGCGGTGCTCTATTATCTGCGCGACCATCCGGATGCAAAAAAGGCTGATGTTGCCGCATCGTTTCAGCTGGCAGCGGTGCGGGAGGTGACAAAAAAGGTGGAAAGGGCGGTTATCAATACCGGGCTAAAACTGGTTGGGGTTTCTGGTGGGGTGGCGGCAAACAGGTTTCTGCGCGCGCAGATGGAGCTCCTTGCCCAGAGGCTGGGGTTTAAGTTATTAATACCCCGAGCAGAATACTGCACCGACAATGCGGCGATGATTGCCGCAGCAGGTTTTGAGCGGTTCAAGCGTTTCGGTCCATCACCGCTTGACTTACCAGCATTTGCCAGAAGACCGCTTGACCTGAAGGTTTCAAGATAGCAACGGCGTCTACCCCGGGGATGGGGTGTCAAAATGGGAAAAATTTGGCTAAGTTATTTAATTATGTAATTTAACTCCTATCTCCCCAAAATTGCCTTGTATACCTATAAGTATACAAACCTTGGTAATGGAAGGGTGGTTTTCGTTTTACTTTTTGCCTTGACAATGGGGTTTCACTTTTTATAATGGGATGGCAGCGGCAGACCCGAAAAGGGTTGTCCGTGATCGGACACAGGGAACGCCGTGAAAATCGGCGGCGGTCTCGCCCACTGTGAGCGGCTTTAGCGGTCCATCAGTGCCACTGGTCAAAACTGGGAAGGCGATGGAACCTTGCCGCAAGCCAGGAGACCTGGTCGCTGCGATAAGGTCGGTTTAACTTGCGCAGAAAGGAGAACCGCAATGAGCCTGTTAATCTATCTTTTCCTTCTTTCCCCTGAAAAAATTTTTCAGGGAAGGGTTTTTGATGCGGCAACAAGAGAGCCGATTCCCTATGTGGAAATTAAGATTATCCAAACAGGGGGGAGCATCCTCACCGATTCGGCTGGATTTTTTGCAGTGAGGGATGCGCTGCTGCCGGAAAGGGTGGCAATCTCTGTCTCAAGGATTGGGTATGAGACCAGGTTCTATGATGATGTCTCCACGGATGGAAAACTCACCGTCTTTTTAAACCCTGTTGCCATTCCTGTTGCCGGGGTAACAAGCACCGCCACAAGGCTGAGGTTAAAGACCGAGCCGGCTTTGCCGGTTGCGGTTATTTCAGATGAGCCCGGTGCTGTCAAGGGCAGAACCGACATCAGCAAACTGATTATTGAGGCACCGGGGACAATTGTTCACGATTACGGCAACCTGAGCACGGTCTCTGTGCGCGGGGCATCGGCTGAGCAGACCCTAATAATGCTTGATGGTGTCCGGCTCAACTCCAGCCTTAACAACCAGGCTGATTTGACCCTGATTCCTTGCGGAACTGCCCAGCGGATAGAGGTGGTGCGCGGTGGCGCATCCGCGCTCTATGGTGCCAATGCGATTGGCGGGGTGATAAATATCATTACGCCAGACGCCTCTTGCCAGGCAGTTAATGCCACCGCCGGTATCGGTTCATTTGGCAAACGCTACGCCAATTTTAACCTTTGTTTGCCCGGAAGGGTTAACCTGCTTTTTGCCGCGGGTCTTCTTGATGCAGAAAATCGGTTTCCTTTTAAGGACAGTCTGGACTCATTGCGGTTCCGGAAAAATTCCGATTTGACCCGTGCCGATTTGCTTTTCAAGTCAGGTCTGAAACTGGGCAGGCAGTATCTTTCCCTTTTGGGAACCTGGGCTGGGGCAAAAAGGGGCTCGCCCGGACCTTTATCCTTCCCGAGTGACAGCGCCAGGCTGAATGACGAAAGGCTCCTCTTTATTTGCGGCTATGACCTGCAACAAACCGACAATGCCCGATTGAGCGCCCGGTTTTTCCATCAGCGCTCATTACAGAACTATTACAACCCCGATGAATACTTTTTTGCGAGTGACACCCACAGGACGCTTCGCACCGGTCTCAATGTGAATCAGCGCATCTTAGATTTTGTCTTCGGGCTTGAGTCCGATTGGGAAAAGGCTTTGAGCACAACCGTGGGCAGACCATCCCGGCTGACAACCGCATTTTATTTTGAAGGCGGGTTGAACTATCAGGGGGTTTCCTTAAACCCGATGCTCCGTTACGAAATTATGAAAAACAGGCGTGATGATGCAACTGCTTATCACCGCACCTATGGCGCCTTCAGCCCGAAACTGTCCGTTGTCATTAACAGGTTTAGACCTTTAGGTTTTTACCTGAGCGCTAACCGCTCCTTCCGTGCGCCCACATTTAATGAGATGTGGTGGCCAGAAGATGCCTGGACAAAGGGCAACCCTCGCCTTGCGCCTGAATGGGCAACTGGATTTGATGCCGGTGCTGGGTTGAATATCGGCAGTATTGGTCTGTTGCGTATGGGATTTTTCCATTCCCGTGTGAAAGACCTGATTCAGTGGCAGCCGGATGAGAACTTTGTTTATCAGCCGGTGAACATCGCTCAGGCAAGAATTACTGGTATTGAACTTGAAGAAGAGCTTGGATTTCGCTGGATTGGTCTCAAGGGCAACGCCACCTACCAAATCTCCCGTTCAGAAACACTTGACCTGTCCTACCGACCGAGAATTTCCGGAAGGGCTTCATTATGGCTTGCCTATCTCAAAGACAGTGTTCAGCCTCTCCGCATTACTCTCAGCGCAAAAGGGGCAGGAAAAAGGTTCGCCAACAGTGAAAATACCGAGACCCTGCCCGGCTATCTGATTTTTGATACTGATGCAACCCTTACCGGGACTGTGAAGAACCTGCGCCCCCAAATCATGTTTGGCTGCGACAACATTTTTGACCGCAGATATCAGGCTCTCAAGGGCTATCCTCTTCCCGGAAGGAGTTTTTATCTTGAGGTGGCTATCGGGATGTAGTTGCGACGGGTGGAGCTGGCTGATTGGTAAAACTGTGTAAAAGTTTCAGATAGGTGCTTTTTGTTGCCTCAAACTGGGCAAGGTATCTCTTTGGCACCGGCTCTGCCCGGGGTGGAATCACCTTTAGTGGATTGACCGGCTTGCCGTCCTTGCGGATTTCAAAATGGAGATGAGGACCGGTTGCCAGACCGGTAGCACCAACATAGCCAACCGTTGCCCCCTGCTGAACCCTTTTGCCGACCTTGATACCCGGTCCATAACCGGAAAGGTGACCATACCGGGAAACCAGCCCGCCCGAATGTTTTATCTCTACCATCTTGCCATAACCGCCGTTCCAGCGCACCATTGTCACCACACCATCCGCAATCGCACTCACCGGCGTGCCCCGCGGGGCAACATAGTCAACCCCTTGATGAGGTCGGACAACGCGCAGAATCGGGTGAAACCTCATCCCGAAATAGGATGAGACCCGGGCGAATGAGAGAGGGGAACGCAGAATCGTCTTCCGCAAAGACTGCCCCCTTTCATTGTAATAGTCCCAGTGCCCGGATGGGTCACAAAAGTAAAATCCCCACACATTTTCCGATTTACTCTTGTAATGAACCGCATAAACCCTGCCATAACGGTAGAAATCGCCTTCAACCTCAAGCCGGTCGACCAGCATCTCGAAGGTGTCCCCGTTGTTGCACTCGGTAAAGAAGTCAATATCATAGCGCAGAATTTCGGCAAACTCTACCACCAGTTCCGGTGTTCCGCCTAAATTCAACAGCGAGTTCCAGAGGGAGTTTTCAATCACGCCTTTGAAAACCGCCTTCACCGTATCAACCGGTTTATTGATTTTATCAGCGTGAGCCTCTCCTCCTGAATCCAACCTCACCTCATAACTGATAACCTTATTCTGATGATAATCAATCCCGAACAGATTTAAACCCCGATAATACAATGTAACCGAGTCCCCGGGTTTCATCTTGCGGAAGTTAAAGTCGGTTTTACTAAGGGCGGCATAGATTGAGTTTATTATTTCGGGGCTGATACACCAGCGCTGTAGAAGCCCGGCAAGGACCTCGTCATTCTTCAAGACATCACCACCGTAATAGGTTGATTCCGGACAGGGCGGTTCCGGACCGCAGAAAAGCAGGGTTTTGTTTCTATTATGGCGGGTAAAAAGGATTGCGGCAAGGGTAATAATGGTTACACAGACCGATAAAATCAGCGCAATCAACCAGCCATTTCTTACCTTGCCGTTACTTTTCATAAGTAAAATAAAACCAGGCTCATTGCCATTAACATCATCCCCGAAATGACACCGGCAACGCTTAAATGTTCATGACCGTAGGCATAAGAGCCGGGAATGAGTTCATCAAAGGAGATAAAGACCATCAGTCCACCAACACCGGCAAGCAAGAGATTCATCAGTCTCTCATTAAGAAAGGGCATTAAAATCAGGGCGGCAATCACCGCGCCTGCCAGTTCGGCAGCACCGGAAAGGGTTGACAACACCAGCGCCTTTCTTCTCGAACCGGTGGCGCAGAATACCGGCACCGCTACTGCCAGCCC is part of the candidate division WOR-3 bacterium genome and harbors:
- a CDS encoding NAD-dependent epimerase/dehydratase family protein, yielding MKRVLVTGASGFIGSHLCAYLLERGYEVKGMVRKTSNLRWLEGLKLNLVYGDLSDEDSLTEAVRGVEAVFHTAAVVRSRKGRDFVRINYLGTKTLAEKAAGANVKKFILFSSVAAAGPVRRGEVLDEKMEPRPVSDYGRAKLLAEKAVLDFKEKMGVVILRFPAVYGPRDKDGLLFWRALKKGWAPVMGGTFSLIYVLDAVKAAVLAMERDVPSGSVYFIADGNCYTFEHIAREWERITKRRVRLVRIPFFLGFVAAWCDSWLKREGTIFNPDKVKELCQECWVCSDKKARLDLRFEPEYDLSRGGEITINWYKEKGWL
- a CDS encoding TRAP transporter TatT component family protein; protein product: MTFVLLMAFVLSTTPVNPNPDSICKRAEFLLFNRHLNPLYLDSAYQLLAQARKINPVHQKTLYLWSRIHTQLGENSTGKGEKIKFFERAKAIAESLQVVNDKNPDGFMWWAIAQGRIGQTRGVLNSLFMVPSLKKAFNRVIELDPRYATAYDALGVLYYELPPFAGGDLKLAEKYLIQGLKIDPNYTLIRLDLARVYFKQGRRDEAREQLKLLINTAKPSYPADFFLEDRPEAEKLLCELEPKR
- a CDS encoding long-chain fatty acid--CoA ligase translates to MQETVYQAFSAVAQRLANRPALLHKVAGRFQPITFAQLSQAVDEVAAGLAEEGVKPGMRIGIYSYNRPEWVIADLAAIKLGAVVVPIYHTLPLDTVHYIINDAEVSHLFVENPELFNPLLPFLEQLKSLKVVITFFEPDVKTSAGKKILSLTALRAHGASALKEKPELANPYQAKPDDLLTICYTSGTTGEPKGAMLSHKNILSNVFAAIERFNVTENDLLVSFLPLCHMFERTCGYYTILLAGAAIAYAESLQTIRDDVALVKPTILIVVPRVLEKVYNAVQEKVLTGPALQRRLMIATIRSANRYALLKSTKRKIPFTLALKKKILDLLVVRKLRKLGGGRIRLIVSGGAPLERKLARTIRNLGFNLLEGYGLTETSPVVCAAVPGEERVGTVGKPFPNVEVRIGANDEILVRGPNVMLGYYKKPEETALAIDADGWFHTGDQGRFDAQGNLIITGRIKEIIVNAYGKNIPPVPIEHALLCSKFIDQVTVIGDRRPYLVALIVPARLTLEDYARENKIPYQSYQELLENPQVIKLFREEIDRCLLPFAPYEQVRKFRLIPEPFTVENGLLTPTLKVRRKEIDRVFANLIEAMYQEK
- the tsaD gene encoding tRNA (adenosine(37)-N6)-threonylcarbamoyltransferase complex transferase subunit TsaD, producing the protein MSFLCLGIETSCDETAASVVVDGLFVRSSVVSSQLVHSIYGGVVPELAARAHIRLIVPVVQEALKDAGVGYADLNLIAATYAPGLLGALLVGLPFAKALSYSLNIPFVGVNHLEGHIFALRLEYPELKPPYLGVVLSGGHTELVIVKDWCDYQGLGSTVDDACGEAFDKVAKLLGLPYPGGALIEKLAEAGRPVIEFPVPDPGGLDFSFSGLKTAVLYYLRDHPDAKKADVAASFQLAAVREVTKKVERAVINTGLKLVGVSGGVAANRFLRAQMELLAQRLGFKLLIPRAEYCTDNAAMIAAAGFERFKRFGPSPLDLPAFARRPLDLKVSR
- a CDS encoding TonB-dependent receptor, producing the protein MSLLIYLFLLSPEKIFQGRVFDAATREPIPYVEIKIIQTGGSILTDSAGFFAVRDALLPERVAISVSRIGYETRFYDDVSTDGKLTVFLNPVAIPVAGVTSTATRLRLKTEPALPVAVISDEPGAVKGRTDISKLIIEAPGTIVHDYGNLSTVSVRGASAEQTLIMLDGVRLNSSLNNQADLTLIPCGTAQRIEVVRGGASALYGANAIGGVINIITPDASCQAVNATAGIGSFGKRYANFNLCLPGRVNLLFAAGLLDAENRFPFKDSLDSLRFRKNSDLTRADLLFKSGLKLGRQYLSLLGTWAGAKRGSPGPLSFPSDSARLNDERLLFICGYDLQQTDNARLSARFFHQRSLQNYYNPDEYFFASDTHRTLRTGLNVNQRILDFVFGLESDWEKALSTTVGRPSRLTTAFYFEGGLNYQGVSLNPMLRYEIMKNRRDDATAYHRTYGAFSPKLSVVINRFRPLGFYLSANRSFRAPTFNEMWWPEDAWTKGNPRLAPEWATGFDAGAGLNIGSIGLLRMGFFHSRVKDLIQWQPDENFVYQPVNIAQARITGIELEEELGFRWIGLKGNATYQISRSETLDLSYRPRISGRASLWLAYLKDSVQPLRITLSAKGAGKRFANSENTETLPGYLIFDTDATLTGTVKNLRPQIMFGCDNIFDRRYQALKGYPLPGRSFYLEVAIGM
- a CDS encoding peptidoglycan DD-metalloendopeptidase family protein, coding for MKSNGKVRNGWLIALILSVCVTIITLAAILFTRHNRNKTLLFCGPEPPCPESTYYGGDVLKNDEVLAGLLQRWCISPEIINSIYAALSKTDFNFRKMKPGDSVTLYYRGLNLFGIDYHQNKVISYEVRLDSGGEAHADKINKPVDTVKAVFKGVIENSLWNSLLNLGGTPELVVEFAEILRYDIDFFTECNNGDTFEMLVDRLEVEGDFYRYGRVYAVHYKSKSENVWGFYFCDPSGHWDYYNERGQSLRKTILRSPLSFARVSSYFGMRFHPILRVVRPHQGVDYVAPRGTPVSAIADGVVTMVRWNGGYGKMVEIKHSGGLVSRYGHLSGYGPGIKVGKRVQQGATVGYVGATGLATGPHLHFEIRKDGKPVNPLKVIPPRAEPVPKRYLAQFEATKSTYLKLLHSFTNQPAPPVATTSR